Proteins from one Parvibaculum lavamentivorans DS-1 genomic window:
- a CDS encoding DUF1329 domain-containing protein, with translation MRIRKYDSGFSRRAFLEKSLKGVAAAGVLAPLWPEIARSGTIDKVYPDELLSIELYTKGQVKPGDVITADNVEVVKDLLDPIAYRQVKEMGRRINIVETTTDVTKLFPHEYLEATLRNAGRAKFDANGNVVTDDGKPWIGGNPFPNAQTGEEAFANLTMSWGRHDESVYGVRDWDISPNGTLSYQYDFIWAEQNTVGLVNKPSPYQAGAEDKLRYQAVWFTSPTDAKGTAFLNTWHYDQRKFPELLGYLPAFKRVRNFPTNQRFEPLVPGITIFLSDAWAAGDPMLTWGNYKVIGTKPHLGAVSGNWSGKTNPNWEREVHGGPQGQTFFEDYKELVPEVLVVEAEPIGYPRAPVSKKRVYIDVRNMMFVSYLTYDRRGEIWKSFEPAFSQYKDGDAAYMDGAHPLWSWTHVHSHDVQTNRMSRFVQAKQITGGFGPEYNIGPSIYDKYLTAQAIRRFGT, from the coding sequence ATGCGAATTCGGAAATACGACAGTGGGTTCTCTCGGCGTGCTTTTCTTGAAAAGTCGCTGAAGGGAGTGGCGGCTGCCGGTGTGCTCGCACCGCTTTGGCCGGAGATTGCGCGCTCGGGCACGATAGACAAGGTCTATCCGGACGAGCTCCTCTCGATCGAGCTCTATACCAAAGGGCAGGTCAAGCCGGGCGATGTCATCACGGCCGACAATGTCGAGGTGGTGAAGGATCTGCTTGACCCGATTGCCTATCGTCAGGTGAAAGAGATGGGGCGGCGCATCAACATCGTCGAAACCACGACCGATGTAACGAAGCTCTTTCCTCACGAATATCTGGAGGCGACCCTCCGCAACGCGGGTCGTGCGAAATTCGACGCGAATGGAAATGTCGTCACCGACGACGGAAAGCCCTGGATCGGTGGCAACCCCTTCCCGAATGCACAGACGGGCGAGGAGGCCTTTGCAAACCTCACCATGTCCTGGGGCCGCCACGATGAATCCGTCTACGGCGTTCGCGACTGGGATATTTCACCAAATGGAACGCTCTCCTACCAGTATGACTTCATCTGGGCGGAGCAGAACACGGTCGGCCTTGTAAACAAGCCCTCGCCTTATCAGGCGGGTGCTGAGGACAAGCTCCGCTATCAGGCGGTTTGGTTTACCTCGCCGACAGATGCCAAGGGCACGGCCTTCCTCAACACCTGGCATTATGACCAGCGGAAATTTCCGGAACTTCTCGGATACCTGCCGGCATTCAAACGCGTCCGTAATTTCCCGACCAATCAGCGTTTCGAACCGCTGGTGCCCGGCATCACAATTTTCTTGTCCGACGCATGGGCAGCGGGAGATCCGATGCTCACTTGGGGCAACTACAAGGTGATCGGCACGAAGCCGCATCTTGGCGCCGTCTCGGGCAATTGGTCCGGCAAGACGAATCCCAATTGGGAGCGCGAGGTTCACGGTGGCCCACAAGGGCAGACCTTCTTCGAGGACTACAAGGAGCTTGTTCCTGAAGTTCTCGTCGTTGAAGCCGAGCCCATCGGTTATCCGCGTGCGCCGGTCAGCAAGAAGCGCGTCTACATCGACGTCCGCAACATGATGTTCGTGTCCTATCTGACTTACGACCGTCGCGGCGAAATATGGAAGTCCTTCGAACCTGCCTTCAGCCAGTACAAGGACGGTGACGCCGCATACATGGACGGAGCGCACCCGCTCTGGTCGTGGACGCATGTTCACAGTCATGACGTGCAGACCAACCGCATGAGCCGCTTCGTGCAGGCGAAGCAGATCACCGGTGGTTTTGGCCCCGAGTACAATATCGGGCCGAGCATCTACGACAAGTATCTGACGGCACAGGCTATCCGCCGGTTCGGCACCTAG
- a CDS encoding WD40/YVTN/BNR-like repeat-containing protein, producing MLKRFVVVVAALLFLPVLVADAATGDLSLRYRGTAHDALFDISFDNSFGIAVGGGGTVLASEDGGLSWAHYVRPDTSLALLGVIAEGGKRFAVGQSGQIFRLDGDSWSPLESGTDARLFSIALGHNGLVVVVGGFGTILVSHDNGATWSAATIDWMPILNDYVEPHLYAVQIQNGVITVAGEFGLILRSLDDGASWTVAHRGEASIFDFSIDQKGLGLAVGQEGLVLATADGGASWRESGRLSGTPLLGVWQSGARAFAVGIRGGYASNDGGRNWKSVTRSDIETGWYQAVASSASRDKPVLVGHRGRILEVDE from the coding sequence ATGTTGAAAAGATTTGTCGTCGTAGTCGCCGCTCTATTGTTTCTGCCTGTTCTCGTGGCGGATGCTGCAACGGGCGACCTGTCTCTACGTTATCGTGGTACGGCGCATGACGCGCTGTTCGACATCTCATTCGACAATTCATTTGGTATTGCCGTCGGCGGTGGCGGAACGGTACTCGCCAGCGAGGATGGTGGTTTGAGTTGGGCGCATTATGTGCGGCCAGATACCAGCCTTGCCTTGCTTGGAGTGATTGCCGAAGGCGGCAAGCGCTTTGCCGTCGGGCAGTCCGGGCAAATCTTTCGGCTCGATGGGGACTCCTGGTCGCCGCTTGAAAGCGGCACGGATGCGCGCCTTTTCTCGATCGCGCTTGGTCACAATGGGCTTGTTGTTGTTGTGGGAGGCTTCGGCACGATCCTCGTATCACATGACAATGGTGCGACATGGTCGGCTGCGACCATCGATTGGATGCCGATTCTCAATGATTACGTTGAGCCTCATCTGTATGCGGTTCAAATACAGAACGGCGTCATTACCGTCGCCGGCGAGTTCGGCTTGATCCTTCGTTCATTGGATGATGGCGCCTCGTGGACGGTGGCGCATAGAGGCGAAGCCTCGATTTTCGATTTTTCAATCGACCAGAAGGGGCTCGGCCTTGCGGTGGGGCAGGAAGGGCTTGTCCTTGCAACCGCAGATGGCGGAGCGAGCTGGCGCGAGAGCGGCCGCCTTTCCGGAACGCCCTTGCTCGGCGTTTGGCAATCGGGCGCCCGCGCATTCGCCGTCGGCATACGCGGCGGATACGCAAGTAATGATGGCGGCCGCAACTGGAAATCCGTGACGCGAAGCGACATCGAAACGGGCTGGTATCAGGCGGTTGCGTCCTCAGCATCTAGAGACAAGCCCGTGCTCGTCGGTCATCGCGGACGAATTCTTGAGGTGGATGAATGA
- a CDS encoding DUF1302 family protein produces MSRKLIEAAGGLLAGVALTVAFTAGARAADFNVQGFIRQEPAIKLTDEENPYNQRGNIYNGVAVTQDSTLLGGGVTTTTRPIERGDNTFNLMATRLEVDFQANFNENWNGFARLRGYFQPDIFDNEGDPEFFETPLWSGGRGTFLEANGRNYMVDLPALYLDYSEGPLWLRLGNQQIAWGESLFFRVLDVPNGLDLRRHLLLDLVAEEFADERVAAPGIRGSYRVTNDIEVEAFTQLFNPSILANADTPYNVIPSQFTVHQQEGFDDAEGAMNVGGRVQAQVGGVALQAIAVNRRNPDGVFSWTASGVNRDIPGLVGSGAVLAQTPFEVSNTGVYSAQEWFTYAGMARLNGFTGFNTAINEFPATALLGAAAVPNQTLAASELDLFFQLSPLRGHIARTYHRENIFGLGANYVVNAGPESFFDQLVIRSEFTYTPDKIFTSPDLSQSFIEEDEYVASLVFEKYHRFSQEFPATFMVLQYLYKSESDMFGRHLSGMGATGARTSGLPEGENSFNAVAFALQQPFPNLIWRADFSVLYDVRGGALVQPGLKWKPNEQWTAEVFANITMSDGGNDDIVDTIDWADELTFRITYQF; encoded by the coding sequence ATGTCTCGTAAACTTATCGAGGCCGCAGGGGGACTTCTGGCAGGCGTGGCGCTCACCGTGGCGTTTACGGCAGGCGCCCGCGCTGCTGACTTCAATGTTCAGGGCTTCATCAGACAAGAGCCGGCAATCAAGCTCACGGATGAAGAGAATCCGTATAACCAGCGCGGTAATATCTATAACGGCGTGGCTGTTACGCAGGACTCGACCTTGTTGGGCGGTGGCGTCACGACAACGACGAGGCCGATAGAGCGCGGGGACAACACATTCAATTTGATGGCGACGCGCCTCGAGGTCGATTTCCAGGCGAACTTCAATGAGAACTGGAACGGCTTCGCCCGGCTGCGTGGATATTTTCAGCCGGACATCTTCGACAATGAGGGAGATCCGGAGTTCTTCGAGACACCGCTCTGGAGCGGGGGGCGAGGAACCTTCCTGGAAGCCAATGGCAGGAACTACATGGTCGACTTGCCGGCTCTCTATCTCGACTATTCCGAGGGACCGCTCTGGCTCCGGCTCGGCAACCAGCAGATTGCGTGGGGCGAATCCCTTTTCTTCCGTGTTCTCGACGTTCCTAACGGTCTCGATCTCCGGCGGCACCTATTGCTCGATCTCGTCGCCGAAGAGTTTGCCGATGAGCGTGTCGCTGCGCCCGGTATTCGCGGTTCCTATCGTGTGACGAACGACATCGAGGTCGAAGCATTTACGCAGCTCTTCAACCCGTCGATTCTCGCCAATGCCGACACGCCCTACAACGTTATTCCCTCTCAGTTCACGGTCCACCAGCAAGAGGGATTTGACGACGCGGAAGGTGCGATGAACGTCGGCGGCCGCGTACAAGCCCAAGTCGGAGGCGTCGCCCTGCAGGCAATCGCTGTCAATAGACGCAACCCTGACGGCGTCTTCAGCTGGACAGCTTCTGGCGTCAACCGCGACATTCCAGGCCTCGTGGGCAGCGGCGCCGTACTTGCGCAAACTCCATTCGAAGTAAGCAATACCGGCGTCTATTCCGCACAGGAATGGTTTACCTATGCCGGCATGGCGCGCCTGAATGGCTTCACTGGATTCAACACGGCGATCAATGAATTCCCTGCCACCGCTCTTCTAGGGGCTGCCGCTGTACCGAACCAGACGCTTGCCGCTTCCGAACTCGATCTGTTTTTCCAGCTCAGCCCGCTTCGTGGCCATATAGCGCGCACCTATCACCGCGAAAACATCTTCGGTCTCGGCGCAAACTACGTCGTGAATGCCGGACCCGAATCCTTCTTCGACCAGCTCGTGATCAGGAGCGAATTCACCTACACGCCCGACAAGATTTTCACGAGCCCCGATCTCAGTCAGTCTTTCATCGAAGAAGACGAGTATGTCGCGTCGCTGGTCTTCGAGAAGTACCACCGTTTCTCGCAGGAATTCCCCGCGACTTTCATGGTGCTGCAGTATCTCTATAAATCGGAAAGCGACATGTTCGGCCGTCACTTGAGCGGCATGGGTGCGACGGGAGCCCGCACCAGTGGTTTGCCTGAAGGCGAAAATTCCTTCAATGCCGTTGCCTTCGCGCTGCAGCAGCCTTTTCCGAATCTCATCTGGAGGGCTGACTTCTCGGTTCTTTACGACGTGAGGGGCGGCGCCTTGGTCCAGCCCGGCCTCAAGTGGAAGCCTAACGAACAATGGACTGCCGAGGTCTTTGCCAACATCACCATGAGCGACGGTGGCAATGATGACATCGTGGACACGATTGACTGGGCCGACGAGCTGACATTCCGCATTACCTATCAGTTCTAA
- a CDS encoding DUF1329 domain-containing protein, which yields MHIRRYTHDYSRRVFLHRLAAGIVGLGVTAPLWKTLEAHGDASRAYPDELLSIEAYTKGAISTGGRIDAGNVDLVKELLDPIRYRQIKEMGRVLEVVAATTDLMQLSPWEYIEATLRNKGKARFDATGNVVTADGEPWIGGNPFPDPRSALEIFAGLTLSWGRHDISVYATREYDLAPGGTVDYTYESVWAELAPVGRLVVDPKPYWPEFRDKLRFQSVAFTSPNEDKGTSFLNIWPYDQNEFPELYGYLPAFKRIRRFPANQRFEPLIAGSTMYLSDAWAAGDPLLTWGNYRLVHQGPALAALSDGWAAGHPNWEHATHGGPGGVSFWDTKVQLVPEALVVEAEPVKFARAPVGKKHVWFDARTMLPFVMVSFDRKGEVFRSFDGAFSLYKNGASVVMDGAHPYWSWTHVHAHNIQTNRITRLEQVQRIKGGHTMMVNDQSAFDRYLTTSALRRLGM from the coding sequence ATGCATATTCGGCGCTATACGCATGACTATTCGCGGCGCGTCTTTTTGCACCGTCTTGCTGCGGGCATAGTCGGCTTGGGTGTCACGGCGCCGCTCTGGAAAACGCTCGAAGCTCATGGTGATGCGTCGCGCGCCTATCCGGACGAGCTTCTTTCCATCGAAGCCTACACAAAGGGTGCAATCTCCACCGGCGGCCGTATCGACGCCGGCAATGTCGATCTCGTGAAAGAGCTGCTTGATCCGATACGCTATCGTCAGATCAAGGAAATGGGACGAGTCCTGGAGGTGGTCGCTGCGACAACCGATCTAATGCAGCTCAGCCCGTGGGAATATATCGAAGCCACATTGCGCAACAAGGGCAAGGCTCGGTTCGATGCGACGGGTAACGTGGTCACCGCGGATGGAGAACCATGGATCGGCGGCAATCCTTTCCCCGATCCCCGGAGCGCATTGGAAATCTTCGCTGGCCTCACGCTCAGTTGGGGACGGCACGATATCTCCGTATATGCGACCAGGGAATATGACCTCGCACCAGGAGGTACGGTCGACTACACATATGAATCCGTTTGGGCCGAACTTGCGCCGGTCGGCCGTCTGGTGGTCGACCCCAAACCTTATTGGCCTGAATTTCGCGACAAGCTGCGCTTTCAATCCGTCGCCTTCACGTCGCCTAATGAGGACAAGGGCACATCGTTCCTGAACATATGGCCATACGACCAGAACGAGTTCCCCGAGCTTTACGGCTATCTTCCCGCATTCAAGCGCATCCGCCGTTTTCCCGCCAATCAGCGTTTCGAGCCGCTCATCGCGGGTTCGACCATGTATCTATCCGATGCCTGGGCGGCGGGGGATCCGCTCCTAACCTGGGGTAACTATCGGCTTGTACATCAAGGCCCCGCGCTTGCCGCGCTATCCGATGGTTGGGCGGCCGGCCATCCAAACTGGGAACATGCAACGCATGGCGGCCCCGGCGGCGTGAGCTTCTGGGATACCAAGGTTCAACTGGTCCCGGAAGCACTCGTCGTCGAGGCTGAGCCGGTGAAGTTCGCGCGGGCCCCGGTCGGCAAGAAGCATGTCTGGTTCGATGCGCGGACGATGCTGCCCTTCGTGATGGTTTCTTTCGATCGTAAGGGAGAAGTGTTCCGGTCATTCGATGGCGCTTTTTCGCTCTACAAGAACGGCGCCTCTGTCGTCATGGATGGTGCCCATCCCTATTGGTCATGGACGCATGTTCACGCCCACAACATCCAGACCAACAGGATAACGCGGCTGGAGCAGGTGCAACGGATCAAGGGTGGTCACACCATGATGGTCAATGACCAGTCTGCCTTCGACCGCTATCTGACGACGAGCGCGCTTCGCCGTCTGGGCATGTGA